The Nitrospira sp. genome has a window encoding:
- a CDS encoding thermonuclease family protein: MTSRVLPLALVFFLSTAEAFPFGGEVVGVLEGSTIEVMRLGKAQRIHLHGLDCPEKDQPYGDEVKPALSALVFAMEVTVEPRGKDKSGRILAEVLLADGTNVNHTLVKEGRCWWSRKFAPNNAELERLELEAREAKVGLWEDPEPIPPWEFRKAKRRRSP; this comes from the coding sequence ATGACGTCACGAGTTCTTCCCCTGGCGCTGGTCTTTTTCTTGAGCACAGCCGAAGCATTTCCCTTCGGTGGCGAAGTGGTTGGAGTTCTTGAAGGGAGCACCATCGAAGTGATGCGCCTCGGGAAGGCGCAACGCATCCACTTACATGGCCTCGACTGTCCCGAGAAGGACCAACCCTACGGCGATGAGGTGAAACCAGCGCTCTCGGCCCTTGTCTTCGCTATGGAAGTCACGGTCGAGCCACGCGGGAAGGACAAGTCCGGGCGAATCCTAGCCGAGGTGCTACTTGCGGACGGGACCAATGTGAATCACACCTTGGTAAAGGAAGGTCGATGCTGGTGGTCTCGGAAGTTTGCACCGAACAACGCTGAACTGGAACGGCTTGAGCTGGAAGCCAGAGAGGCGAAGGTGGGGCTGTGGGAAGACCCAGAACCGATCCCCCCATGGGAGTTCAGGAAGGCCAAACGGAGACGATCCCCCTAG
- a CDS encoding cupin domain-containing protein: protein MSKTTATYWNPLAPDQQTRWTPIKGLEGMAEEITLSIDPVTGEYTRLTRFLPGADTSAFGGKTHSYPEEIFIVSGRLYDQAFNRWLEAGEYASRPPGERHGPFKTEVGCVVLEVSFPNRVVGSKNG from the coding sequence ATGTCGAAAACGACCGCCACGTACTGGAACCCGTTAGCTCCTGACCAGCAGACCCGCTGGACTCCCATCAAGGGCCTGGAAGGGATGGCCGAGGAAATCACACTGAGCATCGATCCCGTGACGGGCGAATACACCAGACTGACTCGCTTCTTGCCTGGCGCGGATACGTCGGCGTTCGGGGGCAAGACCCATTCGTACCCTGAAGAGATTTTTATTGTCAGCGGGCGGCTGTACGACCAGGCTTTCAATCGCTGGCTTGAAGCGGGAGAGTACGCAAGCCGCCCTCCCGGCGAACGTCATGGTCCGTTTAAGACCGAGGTCGGATGTGTGGTGCTCGAGGTGTCATTCCCGAATAGGGTGGTGGGTTCAAAGAATGGCTGA
- a CDS encoding addiction module protein: protein MADEMWDSGITQPDKKLDDIWAEEAERRLEAYRGGNLEGVPMEEVFKDK from the coding sequence ATGGCTGATGAGATGTGGGATAGCGGGATTACCCAACCAGATAAGAAACTCGATGATATATGGGCGGAAGAAGCGGAAAGACGACTTGAGGCGTATCGTGGTGGAAATCTCGAAGGTGTTCCGATGGAGGAAGTATTTAAGGATAAATGA
- a CDS encoding type II toxin-antitoxin system HicB family antitoxin → MKFTITITRDEDGVYIAECPAIPGCVSQGKTEAEAQANVQDAIKQCLEVRAEMGMPLTVLTRQVEVIA, encoded by the coding sequence ATGAAGTTTACGATTACCATCACGCGTGATGAGGACGGAGTATATATCGCTGAATGCCCGGCTATTCCGGGATGTGTTAGCCAAGGCAAGACGGAAGCGGAGGCACAAGCCAACGTGCAGGACGCCATCAAGCAGTGCCTTGAAGTACGTGCCGAGATGGGGATGCCGCTGACCGTCCTCACTCGCCAAGTGGAAGTCATCGCATAA
- a CDS encoding type II toxin-antitoxin system HicA family toxin: MPPVPLLSPSDVIKMFQRHGWQVVRQKGSHIIMTTLSIPSHSEVARGTLRSLIAKAGLTIEQFLEASK; encoded by the coding sequence ATGCCGCCGGTTCCCCTTCTTTCCCCTTCCGACGTTATCAAGATGTTTCAGCGCCATGGCTGGCAAGTTGTTCGCCAGAAAGGCAGCCATATCATCATGACCACTCTCTCCATACCAAGCCACTCGGAAGTTGCGCGAGGCACATTGCGCAGCCTAATTGCAAAGGCGGGACTGACAATCGAACAGTTCCTCGAAGCCTCGAAGTAG
- the hypD gene encoding hydrogenase formation protein HypD, which yields MKYVDEFRDRAVAAALTERIKKTAQRPWTIMEVCGGQTHAIVRFGLDSLLPKNLELVHGPGCPVCVTSVSLIDQAVCLASAPGVIFCSFGDMLRVPGSHGDLFGVKAADGDVRIIYSPLDALELARKNPDREVVCFAVGFETTAPAWAMAVAQAKQSGITNFSLLIAHVLVPPAMEAILSSPQNRIQGFLAAGHVCTVMGYEEYEAIAQKYRVPIVVTGFEPLDVLEGVAMLVSQLEEGRVKVENQYARSVSREGNRQARSIVSEVFEPAPRTWRGIGEIPSSGLRLKSTYSDYDAELKFHRELAQLAEGKEDPECQSGLVLQGLLKPMDCSAFGVRCTPERPLGAPMVSSEGACAAYYRYRRNVKGEG from the coding sequence ATGAAGTACGTGGATGAGTTTCGCGATCGTGCCGTGGCGGCGGCGTTAACGGAGCGGATCAAGAAAACGGCGCAACGGCCTTGGACGATCATGGAGGTCTGCGGAGGGCAGACCCATGCGATCGTCCGGTTCGGTCTCGATAGCCTGTTGCCGAAAAACCTTGAGCTTGTTCATGGACCAGGCTGTCCGGTCTGTGTGACGTCGGTGTCGCTGATTGACCAAGCCGTCTGTCTCGCCTCAGCGCCAGGCGTGATCTTCTGCTCATTTGGCGATATGTTGCGTGTGCCTGGTTCCCATGGAGATCTGTTCGGCGTGAAGGCGGCGGACGGAGATGTGCGGATCATCTATTCACCATTGGATGCGCTCGAACTGGCTCGCAAGAATCCTGATCGCGAAGTCGTCTGTTTCGCTGTGGGATTCGAGACCACTGCCCCCGCCTGGGCCATGGCGGTCGCGCAAGCAAAGCAGTCGGGCATCACGAACTTCAGTCTGCTGATCGCTCATGTATTGGTGCCGCCGGCGATGGAAGCAATCTTGTCTTCTCCACAGAATCGGATCCAAGGGTTTCTGGCTGCCGGCCATGTCTGCACGGTGATGGGCTATGAGGAGTACGAGGCGATCGCACAGAAGTATCGCGTACCAATCGTCGTGACCGGGTTTGAACCGCTCGATGTGCTTGAAGGTGTGGCCATGTTGGTCAGTCAGTTGGAAGAGGGACGAGTCAAGGTCGAGAATCAGTATGCACGATCCGTCAGCCGGGAGGGGAACCGACAGGCGAGGAGCATCGTCAGTGAAGTCTTTGAACCGGCGCCACGAACTTGGCGAGGAATCGGCGAAATTCCTTCGAGTGGCTTACGCCTCAAGTCTACCTACAGTGACTACGACGCCGAGCTGAAGTTTCACCGCGAACTTGCACAGCTTGCTGAAGGGAAAGAGGATCCAGAGTGCCAAAGTGGGCTGGTTCTCCAGGGCTTGCTCAAGCCGATGGACTGTTCAGCCTTCGGAGTTCGTTGCACTCCGGAGCGACCGTTGGGCGCGCCGATGGTATCGAGCGAAGGGGCCTGCGCCGCGTATTATCGGTACCGACGGAACGTGAAGGGTGAAGGGTGA
- the hypE gene encoding hydrogenase expression/formation protein HypE: MTSNKAFEPTCPLPHSTKNIIQLAHGGGGRLMQELIQDVFVRAFHNPMLAPLHDGATWPVEKGTLAFTTDSYVVRPLFFPGGDIGSLAVNGTINDLAMCGAKPLYLSAGFILEEGLSMEVLQRVVNSMAEAARTAGVPIVTGDTKVVDRGKGDGIFINTSGVGLVPSGVRVLPTLIQPGDAILVSGDLGSHGVAVLSVREGLTFDGHVESDTTPLHHVVADLIDSGIDIHCLRDLTRGGLASVLNELAAAAKIGMTVDETAIPVNEPVRGACELLGLDPLYVANEGRFVAMVPAPQAEAALAVMRRHKAGNQSAHIGIVTDSDPLMVVLRTVVGTHRVLDLLSGEQLPRIC; the protein is encoded by the coding sequence ATGACCAGCAATAAAGCCTTCGAGCCGACTTGCCCACTGCCGCACTCAACGAAGAACATTATTCAGCTTGCCCATGGCGGTGGTGGTCGGCTCATGCAGGAGTTGATTCAAGACGTCTTCGTGCGGGCCTTTCATAATCCTATGCTGGCGCCTCTGCACGACGGCGCAACGTGGCCAGTGGAGAAAGGTACGCTTGCCTTCACCACCGATTCCTATGTGGTGCGCCCGCTGTTTTTCCCTGGGGGTGACATCGGGAGTCTGGCGGTCAATGGTACGATCAACGATCTAGCCATGTGCGGCGCGAAGCCGCTCTATCTGAGTGCGGGATTTATCTTGGAAGAGGGGCTCAGCATGGAGGTGCTGCAGCGAGTCGTGAACTCCATGGCCGAGGCCGCACGAACGGCGGGCGTGCCGATTGTGACGGGCGACACGAAAGTTGTGGATCGCGGCAAAGGCGATGGGATTTTCATCAATACGTCCGGGGTCGGACTGGTCCCGAGTGGTGTTCGTGTGCTGCCGACGTTGATCCAGCCTGGTGATGCGATTCTTGTGAGCGGCGATCTTGGCTCCCATGGCGTGGCGGTGCTCAGCGTGCGGGAAGGACTGACATTCGACGGCCATGTCGAAAGCGATACGACGCCATTGCATCATGTCGTCGCCGACCTGATCGACAGTGGTATCGACATCCATTGCCTGCGCGACCTCACCCGTGGCGGGCTCGCCAGCGTGCTGAATGAACTGGCGGCTGCGGCGAAGATCGGCATGACCGTAGACGAGACGGCCATTCCTGTGAACGAGCCGGTCCGTGGAGCCTGCGAGCTCTTAGGGCTTGATCCACTCTATGTGGCAAATGAAGGACGTTTCGTCGCCATGGTGCCGGCACCGCAGGCTGAGGCCGCGCTTGCCGTGATGCGGCGACATAAGGCGGGGAATCAATCGGCTCACATCGGTATTGTGACGGACAGCGATCCTCTCATGGTTGTCCTACGGACTGTTGTGGGGACGCATCGTGTTCTCGATCTGTTATCGGGTGAGCAACTGCCGCGAATTTGTTAA
- a CDS encoding cytochrome c — protein sequence MLALSRVLFLFLALSGVTALYAVAGDKSSGNALREHYELQEGKRLYEQYCRFCHGDQGKGKAFDVTPPPADLTSAAVQQKSDAELTRTIHEGERGTAMGSWKWELSEKDKQNVLLYIRRLAR from the coding sequence ATGCTGGCACTATCTAGGGTGTTATTCCTGTTCTTGGCTCTCTCCGGTGTGACCGCTTTGTACGCCGTAGCAGGCGACAAGAGCAGTGGGAACGCGTTGCGCGAACATTACGAGCTACAAGAAGGCAAGCGGCTCTATGAGCAATATTGCCGGTTTTGCCATGGAGACCAGGGGAAAGGGAAGGCCTTTGACGTGACGCCTCCACCGGCGGATCTCACCAGTGCTGCTGTCCAGCAGAAGTCCGATGCCGAGTTGACTCGGACGATTCATGAAGGTGAGCGGGGTACGGCGATGGGGTCCTGGAAATGGGAGCTATCGGAAAAGGACAAGCAGAATGTCTTGCTCTATATCCGGCGGCTGGCTCGATGA
- a CDS encoding prohibitin family protein yields the protein MKQSSIVRLLLMLIPLLMTLQSCSSTVYPGSRGLKWSPLTSGLAKEPLKEGIYWRAPWNDVLVYDTRWKSFREKVDALTADDLPVTVYATITMRPIPDEIYFLAQEVGPEWYKQLVHPQLLSAVRGVVANYSMVTLPERSSEIGNKIEAVVVETLKGRHLDVYNVALSEMEFSQMVLRAIEQKQAKEQEKEQKDFEVVIAQRNAEIARIQAKGEGDSLKIRAEGEADSMRIRAMGQSQAQETITKTLTPDYLKYKLYDSPNAKTIIVPDKLNVPLIVNPGTDQAR from the coding sequence ATGAAACAGTCTTCGATCGTTCGGCTCCTGCTTATGCTGATCCCGCTCCTGATGACCCTTCAGAGTTGCAGTAGTACTGTTTATCCAGGAAGTCGAGGATTGAAGTGGTCTCCCCTGACCAGCGGATTAGCGAAAGAGCCGCTCAAGGAAGGAATCTACTGGCGGGCGCCGTGGAACGACGTCTTGGTCTACGACACGCGATGGAAAAGCTTCCGAGAAAAGGTGGATGCGCTGACTGCGGATGATCTGCCGGTCACCGTCTATGCCACGATTACCATGCGCCCCATACCCGATGAAATCTACTTTCTGGCCCAGGAGGTCGGGCCTGAGTGGTACAAGCAACTCGTGCATCCTCAACTCTTGTCGGCTGTGCGCGGGGTCGTCGCCAACTACTCGATGGTAACGCTTCCGGAGCGCAGCAGCGAAATCGGCAATAAGATCGAAGCCGTCGTCGTCGAAACCCTGAAAGGTCGCCATTTGGATGTCTATAACGTGGCGCTTTCCGAAATGGAATTCTCCCAGATGGTCCTACGGGCCATCGAACAGAAGCAAGCCAAGGAGCAGGAGAAGGAGCAGAAGGACTTTGAAGTGGTCATTGCTCAGCGCAACGCTGAGATTGCGAGGATTCAAGCCAAGGGAGAGGGTGATTCCTTGAAAATTCGTGCGGAGGGTGAGGCCGACAGCATGAGGATTCGCGCGATGGGACAGTCGCAGGCCCAGGAAACCATTACCAAGACACTGACGCCGGACTATTTGAAGTACAAGCTCTATGATAGCCCCAATGCCAAAACGATCATTGTGCCCGACAAGCTCAACGTTCCGCTCATTGTCAATCCGGGTACCGATCAAGCGAGATGA
- a CDS encoding DUF2459 domain-containing protein, translated as MTRCGGSGAAIVLTLLSACASPVDGLWPPPPEPVQHTVSVSIDTWHAMIAFRVDTPDVSRFTPHAYEEWGYAERAWYLEGKTGVSGVVRALLWPTEGVVEVGLHDRVWAERTPQPPSDLFTFRLTEEGHQRLRQHLHATLLNEEPVASFHQSVFYPAKRSYHLFYTCHQYAAQALREAGLPVSPFWAFSRTSLAWQLRHAARACSPPHQQCRG; from the coding sequence GTGACGCGTTGCGGTGGCTCTGGGGCCGCGATAGTCCTTACCCTGTTGTCGGCTTGCGCGTCACCGGTCGATGGCTTGTGGCCTCCCCCTCCGGAGCCCGTCCAGCACACTGTCTCCGTGTCGATCGACACCTGGCATGCGATGATCGCCTTTCGGGTCGACACGCCTGACGTTTCACGCTTCACGCCTCACGCATATGAGGAGTGGGGTTATGCCGAGCGTGCTTGGTACCTGGAGGGAAAGACGGGTGTGAGCGGTGTCGTGCGGGCTCTCCTTTGGCCGACCGAAGGCGTCGTCGAGGTCGGGCTCCATGATCGTGTCTGGGCGGAGCGTACACCCCAGCCGCCCTCCGACCTCTTCACCTTTCGACTGACCGAAGAAGGCCATCAGCGATTGCGTCAGCATCTGCATGCAACCTTGTTGAACGAGGAACCAGTGGCCTCGTTCCATCAATCCGTGTTTTATCCCGCGAAACGTTCCTACCATCTGTTTTATACCTGTCATCAGTATGCGGCGCAGGCCTTGCGCGAAGCAGGCTTGCCGGTCTCCCCGTTCTGGGCCTTCAGCCGAACGAGCCTCGCGTGGCAACTGCGGCATGCAGCACGGGCGTGTTCGCCTCCTCATCAGCAATGTCGCGGGTGA
- a CDS encoding TolC family protein — protein sequence MHTRSVLMVILIVLSSAVEAAERSPANLLQLYDLALTTNPVVESRKYSIMQAEAQKEQARSKLLPQVSAIGNVTWNEFTQEVPTRFTGQTVDITTQYQGLRGIVQARQALFDLASYRAYEGAGLTVKQTEQDLDDARMGLATDLVDRYLEFLEAHDEAGYVRSELDLTDRDLQRMRRLYERAMAKITDLYEVDAYYHTLKTRELEIDNGKAVALEKVREVVGVPVADLARLTREELPPVPGESDQWVANAVARHPAIRALQHAMDAAAKTIASQWANHLPQLSLQMAGIYAKNGGFDNRQLDPYTVGTLGVQLTVPLYSGGSVRAGEREALARFETTKYQHLQKQREIERETRTAYLRAQTGYARMASTAREVEARVKARDGQQRGYELGAATIVALLEAKKNLLKSRFAHARARYDYIRSLVALRVWGGTLSRTDMEELNSWLART from the coding sequence ATGCATACCCGAAGCGTGCTCATGGTGATCCTGATAGTCCTCAGCTCGGCTGTCGAAGCGGCCGAACGATCACCGGCCAATTTACTCCAACTCTACGATCTGGCCCTCACCACGAATCCGGTGGTCGAGAGCCGGAAGTATTCCATCATGCAGGCGGAGGCCCAGAAGGAGCAGGCGCGCAGCAAGCTCTTGCCCCAGGTGTCGGCCATCGGCAACGTCACGTGGAACGAATTCACCCAGGAAGTCCCTACCCGCTTCACGGGGCAGACGGTGGATATCACCACGCAATATCAGGGATTACGCGGCATCGTCCAGGCCCGGCAAGCGCTCTTCGATCTGGCGTCGTATCGCGCCTATGAAGGCGCCGGGTTGACGGTCAAACAGACGGAGCAGGACTTAGACGACGCCCGCATGGGGCTCGCCACAGACCTCGTCGATCGCTACTTGGAGTTCCTGGAAGCCCATGATGAAGCCGGGTACGTACGGAGCGAGCTCGACCTGACCGACCGGGATCTGCAGCGGATGCGTCGCCTGTACGAGCGTGCCATGGCGAAAATCACGGATCTCTACGAGGTGGACGCCTATTACCACACGCTCAAGACGCGCGAGCTCGAAATCGACAATGGCAAGGCCGTCGCCTTGGAGAAGGTCCGCGAGGTAGTCGGGGTGCCGGTGGCTGATCTGGCGCGGCTCACGCGAGAGGAACTGCCACCGGTGCCTGGAGAGTCCGACCAGTGGGTGGCCAACGCCGTGGCGCGTCATCCGGCGATCCGAGCCTTGCAGCACGCGATGGATGCCGCCGCCAAGACTATTGCCAGTCAGTGGGCCAACCATCTCCCCCAGTTGTCTCTGCAGATGGCCGGCATTTATGCCAAGAACGGCGGGTTTGACAACCGTCAGCTGGACCCCTATACCGTCGGCACATTAGGAGTGCAACTCACTGTGCCGTTGTATTCCGGAGGCAGCGTGAGGGCCGGAGAACGCGAAGCCCTCGCCCGCTTTGAAACGACCAAGTATCAGCACCTGCAGAAGCAACGGGAGATCGAACGAGAGACCCGAACCGCGTATCTGCGGGCCCAAACCGGGTACGCGCGGATGGCCTCAACCGCTCGCGAGGTGGAGGCCCGCGTCAAGGCCCGAGATGGGCAGCAACGAGGCTACGAATTGGGGGCGGCCACGATCGTGGCCCTGCTGGAAGCCAAGAAGAATCTCTTGAAATCCCGCTTCGCCCACGCCCGAGCCCGCTACGACTATATCCGGTCCTTGGTGGCGTTACGAGTCTGGGGCGGCACCCTCTCGCGAACAGACATGGAGGAACTCAACAGTTGGCTGGCACGGACCTGA
- a CDS encoding HlyD family type I secretion periplasmic adaptor subunit, which translates to MAKLLLAAPQSALSDDRAIRRQGLVLVLVVFGGFGTWASLAPLQSAALAPGVIAVEHYRKTVQHLEGGIIRSLAVHDGDAVQADQVIATLDDTQSRAQLEVFRGQLYLRLAQEARLAAQRDGLPSVPYPQDLLAQRDDPRVQDAIRLQDQTFNVRQAATDGARAVYRRQIEQLHAKVTGLRAQTRSRNRLVESYRADLHDFKSLLQEGFTEKQKVEELERALAQSEGQRGQLLSDMAASELQIAEIELKILQLHKDLQREVAKELSDVQADLFQLREKVQSIESTVNRSVIKAPVSGMVLGLTVHTIGAVIQPGGRLLDIVPQDQNLIIEAQVDPIDIDRVKVGQRAEVRFSAFKTRDLPTIEGTLISVSADRLIGDHQDGETAYYLARVAVSPEGLEALSTAELALVPGMPAEVLIQTGARTLVQYVMKPLTDSFKRALIED; encoded by the coding sequence ATGGCTAAACTATTACTCGCTGCGCCACAGTCTGCCTTGAGTGATGATCGTGCGATCCGTCGGCAGGGACTGGTCCTCGTGCTGGTGGTCTTTGGCGGATTCGGCACCTGGGCTTCCCTCGCGCCGCTCCAGAGTGCCGCCTTGGCACCCGGTGTGATTGCGGTCGAACACTACCGGAAAACCGTGCAGCATTTGGAGGGGGGCATCATTCGAAGCCTGGCGGTGCATGATGGAGATGCCGTGCAAGCTGACCAGGTCATCGCGACACTGGACGATACCCAGTCTCGCGCCCAACTCGAAGTCTTCCGTGGGCAGCTCTATCTGCGACTCGCACAGGAAGCCCGCCTGGCGGCGCAACGCGACGGCCTCCCAAGCGTGCCTTACCCTCAGGACCTGCTCGCACAGCGGGACGACCCGCGCGTCCAAGACGCCATCCGGTTGCAGGATCAAACATTCAACGTGCGCCAGGCGGCGACCGACGGAGCACGTGCGGTGTATCGGCGACAGATCGAGCAACTGCACGCGAAAGTGACAGGCCTGCGCGCGCAGACGCGCAGTCGAAATCGACTCGTAGAATCCTACCGAGCCGACCTCCACGACTTCAAGAGCCTCTTACAAGAGGGGTTTACTGAGAAACAGAAGGTCGAGGAATTAGAGCGCGCCCTGGCGCAGAGTGAAGGCCAGCGCGGGCAACTCCTGTCCGATATGGCCGCGAGCGAGTTGCAGATCGCAGAGATCGAACTAAAAATTCTCCAACTGCACAAAGACCTCCAACGGGAAGTCGCCAAAGAGCTGAGCGACGTCCAGGCCGATTTGTTCCAACTCCGCGAGAAAGTACAATCAATTGAGAGCACGGTTAACCGCTCCGTCATCAAGGCTCCTGTCTCAGGGATGGTGTTGGGGTTGACCGTACATACCATCGGGGCCGTCATTCAACCAGGTGGACGGTTGCTCGACATTGTCCCGCAAGATCAGAACCTGATCATCGAAGCGCAAGTCGATCCCATCGACATTGATCGGGTCAAGGTCGGCCAGCGTGCGGAGGTGCGGTTCAGCGCGTTCAAGACCCGAGATCTCCCGACGATCGAGGGCACGCTGATCAGTGTGTCGGCGGATCGTCTTATCGGGGACCATCAAGACGGCGAGACCGCCTACTATCTGGCGAGAGTCGCGGTCTCTCCCGAAGGCCTTGAGGCCTTGAGTACGGCCGAGCTCGCACTGGTGCCGGGGATGCCGGCGGAGGTGCTCATCCAGACCGGGGCCCGGACGCTGGTCCAGTATGTGATGAAACCCCTGACCGATAGTTTCAAGCGTGCCTTAATCGAGGATTGA